GGTTAATGACGGGGTTAATACAGTAGTTAATACAGTGGTTAATAAAGTTAATAAGGGAGAAGATAAGGAGGGCGGGGAGGTCAAATTATCACTGAAAGATAAAGTTTTAGAAATGATAGAGCAGGAGATTGAGCAAGTAGTTTCTTTTCATACTGCCGAACCAAATGAAAAGAATTGGAACATTCAAGAGATTTATGAAGTGGCGAATACGATTTTCCCAGTGCCCAAAGAAGTTCGGGTTGAATTGGGCGAGATACGGTTAGAGGCAGGTGATGCCAGCCATGATGCGCGGGCTCGGGAAAAGATTATAAAATATTTAATTGAGATGGCGCATAAGGAATATGATAAATTGGAAGAGAGAGTTAATTCGGAATTTGGTAAACGTTCAAGTGGGGGGAGGGAAGAAATAAAGCCATTCGACAAACTCAGGCCAGGAAAATTAAGAAATAAAGAAATAAAAGGAAATGCGAATAATGTGAACGGCGACCCTAGTGACCAGTTACCCCCTCGATCCCACTCGGGGCAGGCAGTGACTAGTGACTCGTCCGTCATGCGCCGAATTGAAAGAATGATAATGGTTAGAGCTATTGATATGCTTTGGGTAGAGCATTTGGAAGCTATGGACCACATGAAGACCGGGATTGGTTTGCGGGGCTATGGCCAGCGCGACCCTTTGATTGAATATAAAAAAGAATCTTTTAAAATGTTTAATGAACTAATGAATGGGATTCAAAAGCAAGTGGTTTATAGTATTTATAAAGTCGGATTAGCGCCAGGTATGGCTAATCAACAAGACCAACCGCGGCAGATGCGTTTAAGCGGAGCGGCCAAGACAATGGCTCGGGGGTCCTCAACCGGCTTGCCCCAGATGGGTGAAAAAAGCGGGGATGGGGTAGTCCAGCTAGGAGCAAGTTCCAAAGGAGAAGAAAACATAAAAGCTAGGCCACGTGATGCTTTCGGTAAAAAAGTTGGGCGGAATGATCCGTGTCCATGTGGAAAGATTAATCCTAAAACAGGTAAGCCAATGAAGTATAAGAAATGTTGCTATTCTAAATACGGATAAGTTAATTTTAGTGATCTCTTTATTTTTTTACTGACTTTCTTAATATCTTTTCTACTTTTTAATTCAAATCTTTTATTCGTGATTAAGGTATGACAGTTAGAACAGAGAACTATAAGGTTATTTACAGTATGAGTTCCTCCTTTATGTTTTGGAATAATATGATGGGTTTCAATGTGAAGATTGTAACCGCATAACTCACAGGCATTACCATATTTTTTAATCGCTTGTTGTCGAACCCATGCTTTATGTTTCTTGACTTCACCATATAGATATTTTTTGACTCCTAATTTTCTTCTTCTATATTTAACTATCCATACAGTGGCACCTTTAAAGCCTTGTTGTTGTAAATATTTCGCAATATCAGTATCAATCATTTTAGAGCAGTTTTTAAGAACAAAACCGTCAACAAATTTATGTGGAAGTTTTTCTAGTTTATGAAAACTTTTATCGCGCAATCCAAGATGACCGTTTCTTTTTAGACGGGATAGATGCATAGGGCAATATATTTTTTTTGTATTTTTGTGGCGCGTTAACTTGTTGCAACCTGGAGCTTTACATTTTGGCATACAATTATATTTTATCAGAAATAATAATTAATAGCAACACATTTTATACTTTATAGATATAAGAAGTGTTGTGGGGGGTGAGATAAGTTAAAAGTCTAAAATCTAAAGTTAAAAATTAAGTCCAAAGTCAAAAATATGAGAATTTTGCGATTTAATTAATGAGATGTTGTAATTTTATTTTAAATATGCTACATTATATTTAGCGCTTTTCGCTAATTTTTATTATGCCAAATTATTCTTCTCAAAAGGCATATACTTTTAAAATGGGACCCAGACAAAAATTATGGGGCGCTATTTTTTTAATTATTATTTTAGCATTTCTTGCTGGGCTAGTTGATTGGCCAAAAGGACCAGAACCAGTCATTGGCGGCATCAGGCGGGAAATAAAAATTCATTTAGGTCTGGATTTGCAGGGCGGTACGCATTTGGTTTATCAGGCGGATGTTGCGGATATTCCAGCCAAAGATCAGGGGAGCGCGGTTGAAGGCGTGCGGGATGTAATTGAGCGCCGGGTGAATGTTTTTGGGGTTAGCGAGCCAATAGTTCAAACCGCCAAAGTAGGGGAGGTTTGGCGAGTGATTGTTGAGTTGCCCGGGGTAACTGATGTGGGTGAGGCGATACAGATGATTGGCGAGACACCGCTTTTAGAATTTAAAGAATATGATCCCAATGCGCAGACGGAGTTGACTAGCGAGCAGAGATATGAAATGGAATCTTATAATACAGATGCCAAAAAACGCGCCGAGGAAATTTTGCAAGCAATAAAAAAAGAACCAGCGAGGTTTAGCGAGATTGCCCAAGAAAAATCAGAAGACCCGGTATCCAAAGAAAAGGGCGGCGAACTCGGCTGGTTTGCCCGGGGGCAGATGGTTCCAGAATTTGAAGAAGCGGTTTTCGAGGGATTAGAAGTGGGCGAGGTTACCCAAGCATTAATTCAAACAGACTTTGGTTATCACATTATAAAAAAGAATGATGAGCGATCTATTGCCACAGGATCGTTTGAGGTTGAGGGTCAAGAGCCCCAAGAGCTGGGAGGCAACAGAGAGGTTAATGCCAGCCATATTTTAATTCGCACCAAAAGTGTAAATGATTATATAAAATTTGAAGACCAATGGAAATATACGGGTTTGACCGGCAAGCAATTAGAAACCTCCCGCGTGGAATTTGGCCAAAACACCGGCGCAGCCGAAGTGAGCCTGTTATTTAATGATGAGGGTAAAGATTTATTTGCTAAGATTACCGAACAAAATGTTGGCAACCAAGTGGGTATTTTTCTTGATGGTTTCCCGGTGAGTTTACCAACGGTTCAAGAGAAAATTCCTAACGGAAAAGCAAGAATTACCGGCACTTTTAATTTAACGGAAGCCAAAGAATTAGCCATGCGCCTTAATGCTGGTGCCTTGCCAGTACCCATAAACCTTGTTAGTCAACAAAATATTGGTCCATCTTTGGGTAAGATTTCTGTTGAAAAAAGTTTTTTGGCTGGCATTATCGGTATCTTATTGATCGCTTTGTTTATGATTATTTATTATCGTTTGCCTGGCTTGTTAGCGGTTTTAGCCCTTGGTGTTTATGGTTTGCTAGTTTTGGCCTTGTTTAAACTTATTCCTGTCACTCTAACTTTAGCTGGTGTGGCTGGTTTTATTTTGTCTATTGGCATGGCGGTGGATGCTAATGTGTTGATTTTTGAACGAATGAAAGAGGAACTGCGAGCGGGCAAGCCCCTGGACTTAGCCATCCATGAGGGTTTTAAGCGCGCTTGGACTTCTATTCGCGATGGTAATATCTCGACCCTGATTACTTGTTTTATTCTTTATTGGTTTGGCACCAGCATGATTCGGGGTTTTGGTTTGACTCTTGGCCTTGGTATTATAGTCAGTATGTTTTCGGCCATTTTGATAACTAAGACGTTTCTCAAGGTGTTTGAACGGGTGGATATAGGTTGGCTGTGGGGAGTGAAACGCAATGAAAATACAAGACTATAAAAATAAAATAATATAAAAATATCCGCCAGAGGCGGATCAACCCCTGGCTGATAAAAATAAACGGGACGAGATGAGTTTTTATTATTTTATTATTTTATTATTTTATTATTTTATTTTTATGTTAAACATAATTCAAAATCGCAAAACATATTTCACTATCTCAAGCATCTTAGTCGCACTAAGCATTGCTTCTCTTTTGATTTGGGGACTGGTGCCGGCTATTGACTTTACAGGCGGGACTTTGATGGAAATTGAATTTAATACCGAGCCAATACCCAATATTCAGGAAATTAGAAATTTGTTTATTGTTAATAAAGATACTCAAGTGTCTAAAGAAGAATTAGGCGAAGTCCGGGTTCAGCCAATTGGCGAGAAGGGGATGTTATTTCGCTTTAAGCCGATTTCCGAAGATACGCATCAAGAAATACTAACCCTTTTGCATGAGAATTTTAACCCTGATTATCCAACAACAACGGCGACAACCACGCCTAATGTTATTTTGCCGATTGAAGAATTAAAATACGAATCAATCGGGCCGGTTATTGGTCAGGAATTACAAAAAAAGACCACCTGGGCCATTGCCATGGTGGCGGTTTGCATTATTTTATACATTGCCTGGGCTTTTAGAAAAGTCTCCAAACCCGTCCAATCTTGGAAATATGGCATTGGCGCGATTGTGGCCCTGGGCCATGATATTATAATTGTTGCGGGTATTTTTTCAGTCCTTGGACGATTTGCTGGAGTGGAAATTGATGTTTTATTTGTTACCGCGCTTCTAACGATTTTAGGTTATTCAGTTAATGATACCATAGTGGTCTATGACAGAACTCGTGAGAATTTGCATCGGTATCAAGGGTTTGATTTTGAGGATATAGTTAACAGAAGCGTTAACGAGACAATTGTGCGTTCTTTGAATACTTCAATCACAACCTTGTTAGTTTTGTTTTCCGTATACTTATTTGGCGGAGCGTCAATTCGTAATTTCGTGTTGGCGTTAATTTGCGGCGCTTTTGTCGGGACATATTCATCCATTTTTATAGCAAGTCCATTGCTGGTGGTTTGGCAGAAGTTAAGAAGGAGGTGAATTTGACTAAAATTTTATTTTGCTTATAATATAAAGTATATGGAGCGATCTACTCAGACAGTACAATTAAATATACCAGTTGGGCTATATCAACAGCTTCAAAAACAAGCAGAGACAGAAAAAAAATCTGTTGCTGGTCTTTTAATGCGTTTTGTGAACATTTATAGAAAGAGAAATAATTGGGACAGAATGGAAATGGAAGCAGATGAGGATATAAGAACTGGCAGATTTAAAGAATTTGACAGTGTAGAAGATTTAATCAAAGATTTAAATTCATGAGATTAATTAGAACTCAAAGTTTTAAGGCTGATTATGAAAAATTACCCATTTATATTCGGGAACAAACAGAAAAACAATTGAAATTTTTTGTTATAAATTGGCGGCATCCTTCATTGCGAATTAAAAAGATGGAGGGTTTTAAAAATATTTTTGAAGCGCGAGTTTCTGGGGATTATCGTTTTACCTTTCAGGTTTTTAAAGATGGCTACATTCTACGGAGAATTGGCAGACACGATAAAACACTTAAACATCCTTAGTCGGGTGGCAGAAGTTGAGAAGGAGGTGAAAGGAGGTTCATTGTGGTTGATCAGAACAGGAAAGTGGAATTAGAAAAGAAGCCGGAAAAGACCAAGGAATCCACACTTTTAAACATTAGTGACCTGCAACTGAAGGAAGATGAAGATGTCAGCGCTCTTCCTTTTGACACTGCGTTTGAGGAGGGAGAGGAATTTTAAAAGGAGGTGGCTATGGAATTAGGACAGGAGCTTGAGGATATATTGGATTCTCATAAAAAGGGTACATTGTCCACAGAAGAAGCAGTAAAAAGGTTGAGTACTATAATTGCCAGAGAGATGCGGGAAATCCTGCGTGCTTCTGCAAATTCACATCCCAATTCTTCAGGCAAATAGTAGAGTTATAGAGCCTTGGTCGTCAGCCAAGGCTTTTTTATCTTTTTTTAAACAGGATTTAGAATAGATTTATTATTTGTTATTTGGATTTTGGCATTTCCAATATTTTCTCAATCTCTTCAACCGTCTCCACCCGCACCAACTTTCTTCTCAATTCATTAGCATTCGGCTGACCCTTAACATACCAAGCCAAATGTTTCCGCATTTCAATAATTCCATAATCACCCTTGGATTTATAAGCCAAAGCTGCATGTTTCAGCGCGGTTTTTTTTATTCTTGCCCAGTCGAATGACAGGGTGTTTTTTTCAATATTCGCATATTCGCAAAATTGGCATCTATATTCGCGTAATTCGTATGATATTTCTTTAAAAATCCACGGCCTGCCCAATGCTCCTCGGGCAATCATAATACCATCTGCCTTAGTTTTATTCAAAACTTTTTTAGCATCTTCTGGCTCGTAAATCCCGCCGCTCACAATCAGCGGAATTTTTATTTTTGCTTTAAGTTTTTTGATAATCTCTAAGTCTGTAGGGCCGCTAAAACCCTGCTTGTAAGTCCGAGCATGAACACAAATCGCGTCAGCCCCGGCTTTTTCCATTTTTGGCCCAAAAGACAAAATTTCATTTTTATTTTTAAAACCCAGCCGCGTTTTAACAGAAATTGGCAAGTTAGTCGCTTTTTTAAGTGTCTGCACAATTTCGCCAGCTAATTTTGGCTCTTGCATCAAAGCAACTCCATGACCCGAACTGACGACCTTGCGCGACGGACAGCCCATATTGACATCAATTCCATCAGGAACGAAATTAAAATCATTAGAGTCATTAGATTTATTAGAGATATTAGAGTTGAGTCTTCGGATAATTTCAATTGCCTTTTTAAAGTTTTCAGGATTTTTCCCAAATAGTTGAAGTATGATTGGCCTCTCTTTTTTGTTAAACTTCATCAGCTCCAATGTTTTTTTAGAACCGTAAGCCAAGCCATCAGCGCTTACCATTTCCGTGTACACCAAATCCGCGCCAAAAGATTTACAGATTTGCCGAAAAGCAGAATCAGTAATTCCTGCCATTGGCGCTAGGACAATAATTGGACGATTAAACTGTTTCCAAAGATTAATTTTCATAAAGACAAATAAAATGTTTACAAATAGAAATATAGAAATAAGAAATACAGAAATAAAAGTGATAACCTCGTCGATTCGTCCCTTAGTTTCTTAGTTTCTAATTTCTGGTTTCTCATCTATCTTACCAAATTTTTTAAAAATAAAAAAGCCCCATCAAAACAGGGCTTCTGCGTATTGCACCATATTACATGAATCATGAATCATAATTTTACAATCCTCGCTCCCTCATCGCCATCCTCAATCCTAAACCCTCTTTTCTCAATCTCTTCTCTTAATTCATCCGCTCTTTCCCAGTCCTTATTTTTCCTCGCGTCATCTCGTTCTTTTGCGAGTTTTTTTATTTCTGCGGGTATTTCAATCTTTTTAACTTTATCTAATCCTAAACCTAAAACTTTATCAAACTCTAAAAGTGTTGCTTTTTTCGCAGATTCGGAATTATTAGATTTTATCAAATCCCACATTATAGCCAGCGCTTTTGGCATATTTAAATCATCATTAACAGCATCAAAAAATTTATTTAAATAAACCCTACAAACGCATCCGTCGTCAAGTGTTTTTTTGTTTTTTTGCTTTTTTGTTTTCGTCTGCAACTCTCTCATAACCTCATATAATTTTTCCAACGCCGCCTGCGCCCCGTCCAACGCCTCCCACGAAAATGCCAATGATTTGCGATAATGCGCTGTCAAAGTTAAATACCTATAAGACAGGGGATTGTAATTTTTATTTTTTAGTGTCTGGAGTGTCAAAAAATTATCGCTCGATTTTGCCATTTTTAAACCGATGCGATGACCACATTTTTTGCATTCTTTGGTAGCATCTTCTATTACACCCCATCTTGCAACCTTTTTGGCTATTTTTGCTTCTTTTGACAAGTCGTAGGACTCGCCACACTTAGGGCAGGTCACCATTCCGACAACTAAAAATTCCCCGTGCACCCAAAAATTCACAACCTGATGTCCGTAAGCCCCGTCATTTTGGGCAATCTCATTAGTATGATGCACTGGAATATGGTCAATTCCTCCGCAATGAATATCAAATCTGTCGCCTAAATATTTTGTGCTCATAGCCGAACATTCAATATGCCAGCCAGGAAAACCCTCGCCCCATGGAGAAGTCCAATGCATAATGTGGTTTTTGTTCTTTCCAGCCAATTTAAACCAAAGCGCGAAATCAGCTGGATGTTTTTTCTTTGGGTCAACCTCAACATCATCTCGCGCGCCCACTGATTTTTCTTCAAGTTTTTGTCTTGAAAGCTGCGTATAATTTTTAAATTTCGCCACGTCAAAATAAAGAGCCAAATCAGTTTCATAAGTATAACCATTCTTTTCTAATTTTTT
This is a stretch of genomic DNA from Patescibacteria group bacterium. It encodes these proteins:
- a CDS encoding HNH endonuclease; translation: MPKCKAPGCNKLTRHKNTKKIYCPMHLSRLKRNGHLGLRDKSFHKLEKLPHKFVDGFVLKNCSKMIDTDIAKYLQQQGFKGATVWIVKYRRRKLGVKKYLYGEVKKHKAWVRQQAIKKYGNACELCGYNLHIETHHIIPKHKGGTHTVNNLIVLCSNCHTLITNKRFELKSRKDIKKVSKKIKRSLKLTYPYLE
- the secD gene encoding protein translocase subunit SecD yields the protein MPNYSSQKAYTFKMGPRQKLWGAIFLIIILAFLAGLVDWPKGPEPVIGGIRREIKIHLGLDLQGGTHLVYQADVADIPAKDQGSAVEGVRDVIERRVNVFGVSEPIVQTAKVGEVWRVIVELPGVTDVGEAIQMIGETPLLEFKEYDPNAQTELTSEQRYEMESYNTDAKKRAEEILQAIKKEPARFSEIAQEKSEDPVSKEKGGELGWFARGQMVPEFEEAVFEGLEVGEVTQALIQTDFGYHIIKKNDERSIATGSFEVEGQEPQELGGNREVNASHILIRTKSVNDYIKFEDQWKYTGLTGKQLETSRVEFGQNTGAAEVSLLFNDEGKDLFAKITEQNVGNQVGIFLDGFPVSLPTVQEKIPNGKARITGTFNLTEAKELAMRLNAGALPVPINLVSQQNIGPSLGKISVEKSFLAGIIGILLIALFMIIYYRLPGLLAVLALGVYGLLVLALFKLIPVTLTLAGVAGFILSIGMAVDANVLIFERMKEELRAGKPLDLAIHEGFKRAWTSIRDGNISTLITCFILYWFGTSMIRGFGLTLGLGIIVSMFSAILITKTFLKVFERVDIGWLWGVKRNENTRL
- the secF gene encoding protein translocase subunit SecF; this translates as MLNIIQNRKTYFTISSILVALSIASLLIWGLVPAIDFTGGTLMEIEFNTEPIPNIQEIRNLFIVNKDTQVSKEELGEVRVQPIGEKGMLFRFKPISEDTHQEILTLLHENFNPDYPTTTATTTPNVILPIEELKYESIGPVIGQELQKKTTWAIAMVAVCIILYIAWAFRKVSKPVQSWKYGIGAIVALGHDIIIVAGIFSVLGRFAGVEIDVLFVTALLTILGYSVNDTIVVYDRTRENLHRYQGFDFEDIVNRSVNETIVRSLNTSITTLLVLFSVYLFGGASIRNFVLALICGAFVGTYSSIFIASPLLVVWQKLRRR
- a CDS encoding tRNA-dihydrouridine synthase family protein — translated: MKINLWKQFNRPIIVLAPMAGITDSAFRQICKSFGADLVYTEMVSADGLAYGSKKTLELMKFNKKERPIILQLFGKNPENFKKAIEIIRRLNSNISNKSNDSNDFNFVPDGIDVNMGCPSRKVVSSGHGVALMQEPKLAGEIVQTLKKATNLPISVKTRLGFKNKNEILSFGPKMEKAGADAICVHARTYKQGFSGPTDLEIIKKLKAKIKIPLIVSGGIYEPEDAKKVLNKTKADGIMIARGALGRPWIFKEISYELREYRCQFCEYANIEKNTLSFDWARIKKTALKHAALAYKSKGDYGIIEMRKHLAWYVKGQPNANELRRKLVRVETVEEIEKILEMPKSK
- a CDS encoding cysteine--tRNA ligase, which gives rise to MKLYNTLTHKKEKFTAIKGNNVGLYTCGPTVYNFAHIGNLKAYLFEDILKRVLIFNGYKVKHVMNITDVGHLVSDADAGEDKMQKALKREGLKPSADSLMKLADRYTKAFKSDLADLNILEPDIWCQATEHVKEMIEMNKKLEKNGYTYETDLALYFDVAKFKNYTQLSRQKLEEKSVGARDDVEVDPKKKHPADFALWFKLAGKNKNHIMHWTSPWGEGFPGWHIECSAMSTKYLGDRFDIHCGGIDHIPVHHTNEIAQNDGAYGHQVVNFWVHGEFLVVGMVTCPKCGESYDLSKEAKIAKKVARWGVIEDATKECKKCGHRIGLKMAKSSDNFLTLQTLKNKNYNPLSYRYLTLTAHYRKSLAFSWEALDGAQAALEKLYEVMRELQTKTKKQKNKKTLDDGCVCRVYLNKFFDAVNDDLNMPKALAIMWDLIKSNNSESAKKATLLEFDKVLGLGLDKVKKIEIPAEIKKLAKERDDARKNKDWERADELREEIEKRGFRIEDGDEGARIVKL